The nucleotide window AACGAAATGGTTTTACACCATATCCACAGGTAAACCACATTAGTATATCGCACCATTTTGAACCTTCTTTAGAAAAAGGAGTCCATGATTTTTCTGCTTGGCAGCATTTTCTATATTGGTAGTAGGCAGCGTCTGCATCTTCGAACTGTTCAAGGCTTCGGAAGTTTTGTATTAACTTTACATAGGTTGGTCCATCAAAAACAAGTGAGTTCTCAAGCGAATTCCAACTAACCCGCATTTCTTTGAAATCAGTACCATTTAATGTAACTTCATTAAATAGAGTGCCTGAGAAATCGACAGCGTCATCAAAATTTGCCCATTGAAAGTAGGAAGTATTGCTAAAACTAACTTCCTCAAAAAAGGCAGAATCGTCAAAAGCAGAATAAGAAAAAGAAGCAGAATCGCCAAAAGTAGAATACCGAAAATTGGCATAATCGCCGAAAGTAGCAAAAACGAAAGCAGCAGAATCGCCAAAAGTAGAGTACGTAAAGTCGGTATAATCACCAAAGGTAGATTTCATAAAATTGGCAGAATCGCCAAAAATAGAATGCTGAAAAGAGGCAGAATCGCCAAAAGTAGCTAGAGAAAAATTGGCAGAACTACCAAAAGTGGAAGAAGAGAAATAGGCAGAATTACCAAATATAGATTTCATAAAATTGGCAGAATTACCAAAAGTGGCAAAAGAAAAATAAGCATAATCACCAAAGGTAGATCCCATAAAATTTGCATAATCACCAAAAGTAGTAAAAGAAAAATCTGCAAAACTATCAAAATTACATTCCCCAAAAACAGCAGAGTCACCAAAGGTAGTAGTTCTGAAATTAGCTGCTGAAGAACAATTTACGTTAACAAAGGAAAAAGATTTAGTAAATAGGCAGTTTGAGAAATCTAGATTATTTTCAAAAATCGAGTTATGTATTATGATGTTGCTTTTAATAACTTTTATATTTTTAGGTTCCAAAAACCCTTCACTGTAGCAGTATCCAGATTTTAATGATTCATTATACTTTAATTCATTATATTTTGGAGTCGGAACATTTTCAAGCTTAATTTCATTTAAATTGAACTCTCCAATTATACGGCAATTTGTAAGGTTTACATCTTCTCCTTTTTCAATTTGATTTAAAATTTTACTGGCCTGGATTTCTCTATATTCATCTGCCAGACAGACCATTGGCATGAAAGTAAGCACGAAAAATGATAACAAAGTCCAGAAAAACAATTTTTGGCATTTCATTTGACACATTTTTTGGTATTTTACCTATTAAATTTTGTGAAATTACTCATATTGAAATTTCAAGAATTATGGAAAATTTTTTGTCTCGGCTTTTTGCAGTATTATTGATTTCTTGATCTGTACCTATAATCATATATAAATCCCAATCTGCCTCCAAGCAGTGCAAATTTAATATAATGAATGCCGTTATCCATCTAGTATTTCGGACGAGTCAAAGCTTTACAATTATCTGATATTCCCCAATCAATTTCACGAGGATTTATAATATGGACAAATACGAGAAGGTATTCGAGCTGGCTAAACGCCGGGGGTTCTTGTGGAACTCTTTTGAGCTGTATGGCGGAAGCCGCGGATTTTATGATTACGGGCCTCTTGGGAGCACGCTGAAGAGGCGGATTGAGCAGACCTGGAGAGAGTTTTATGTGATCCAGGAAGGGTTTATGGAAATCGAGTGCCCGACAATCGGGATTGAGGAAGTCTTTATCGCGTCCGGGCATGTTGGAGGTTTTTCAGACCCATTGTGCGAGTGCATGAACTGTAAAGAGGCATTCCGAGCTGATCACCTTGTACAAAACGTCATGGAAGCTGCAGGGACCTTGAGTGCAGAAGAGCTCACAAAGGTTATAAAAGAAAATGAAATTCGATGCCCGGAATGCGGTGGAGAATTCGGCGATGCTTACGAATTTAATCTGATGTTCAAAACCACAATCGGACCAGGGACTGGAAGGCAGGGATACCTCAGGCCGGAAACAGCGCAGGGTATGTTTGTAGATTTCCAGAGGCTGTCCCGGTTCTACAGAGACAAGCTGCCTTTTGGGGCTGTGCAGATCGGGAAATCTTACAGGAACGAGATCGCGCCCAGGCAGGGTGTAATCCGGCTCAGAGAATTTACACAGGCCGAGTGCGAAATTTTCGTTGACCCTCGCAACAAGAAGCACCCCAACTTTGAGCGCTTTGCAGACAAAGAACTTGTACTTTATTCCCAGAAGGCACAGGAGAAAGGCGAATCTTTCAGGATGACTGTAAGGGAAGCCGTGAAAGCTGGAGTCATTGCACACGAAGTCCTGGGCTACAATATCGCACTTACTAACGAGTTCTTGACAAAAGTTGGAATTGACCCTGCAAAACTAAGGTTCAGACAGCACCTAACCGATGAGATGGCGCATTACGCAATTGACTGTTGGGACGCCGAAATCGAGACCGACCGGTTCGGCTGGGTCGAAATCGTTGGAATTGCCGACAGGACGGACTACGACCTTAAAGCCCATGCAAGGGTCAGCAAGACCGAGCTTTACGTGTATGTCGAATATGATGAACCGAAAATGGTAACTCGTTTTGTTGTAAAGCCGAACATGGGAAAACTCGGACCTGTCTTTAAGGGCAAAGCAAAAGCTGTAGCAGATGCCTTAAAACAGCTTTCCGAAGAAGAGCTCTCAAAGGATAAGATTAAAGTTAACGTGGAAGGGGAAGAGTTGACAGTCGGTTCGGATGCAGTGGACTTTGCGGAAGAAACGGTTAAAGTCAGCGGAGAAAACGTCATCCCTCATGTAATCGAGCCCTCCTACGGGATAGACAGAATCTTCTACGGTATCATGGAACATGCCTATGATGAAGAAAACGTGGCTCAGAAGGTCGCCGATTCCGGGCTTAAAGGTGCAGAAGAATCTGAAAAGGAGTTCGAAGCAGGAAAGGGAGAAGGTGAAGCTGAGGGAGAAGAAGAAAACCGTCTTGTCATGCACTTCACAAGTGCGGTTGCTCCGGTACAGGTTGCAGTCCTTCCGCTTTTGACCCGAAAAGAGCTTGCAGATCCTGCAAAGGATATCATTGCAAAACTCAGGGAAAAAACCCTGCTTGTCAATTATGATGATTCCGGAACCATTGGGCGTCGCTACAGGAGAAACGACGAAATAGGAACGCCTTACTGCGTTACTGTAGATTACGATACCCTTAAAGACGGAACTGTGACTATCAGGGACAGGGACTCCATGCGTCAGATCAGGGCTCCGGCCCAGGGGATCGAGAACACACTCTATGAGCTTATTTACAGAGGTAAAGCTTTCGAATCCTCGGGCAAACCCTTTAACTTCTAAAATTAAAAAACCGGTAGTTCCTGAGCTGTGGGCTAAAAAGCCTGCAGCAAAGTTTTTAGTTTTTTACGCTTATTACAATTGCCTGAAAATTAACAATTACCTGAAACTACAATCACCTGAAATTACAATTACCTGAAATTACAATTACCTGAAATTACAATTACCTGAAATTACAATTACCTGAAAATATGAAATTAATTTATCTGAAACGAACTATCCCGAAGCAGAATGAACGAGAGTCTTTTTCCTGAAAAACCTGGGTTCATGAAGCACCCGCTGATAAAACCCGATACCGTTGAGCAGAGGCTCTATCAGTTGAATCTTGCAGGAAAGGCCCTGGAAGGCTCAAGCCTTGTTGTCCTTCCTACGGGGCTTGGAAAAACCATTATAGCTCTTTTTGTAATTGTTTCCAGGCTTCAGCGCTTTGGAGGAAAAGTCCTGATTCTTTCCCCAACAAAGCCGCTTGTAGAGCAGCATGCTACTTTTTTCAAAAATGTGATGGCACTTCCCGAAGAAGAGGTTATGACTTTTACGGGGAGCATTGCGCCTGCAGAGCGGGAAAAACTTTGGGCCCAGGGGAAGGTCATAGTTTCCACACCTCAGGTAATTGAAAATGACCTTCTTACAAAACGAATCAGCCTTGAGGACGTAAGCCACATAACCTTTGACGAAGCCCACAGGGCAGTCGGAAATTACGCTTATACTTTTATTGCGGAAAAGTATTTCGAGAGCGCAAAGAATCCTCACGTGCTCGGAATTACTGCAAGTCCGGGCAGTTCGGATGAGAAAATCTCTGAGGTCTGCCAGGCTTTACATGTTGAAAATGTCTCCGTGAAAACGGAAAAAGATAGGGATGTCCGTCCTTATGTGCAGGAAAAAGAGATAGAATGGTTTCAGGTCCAGCTTCCTTCAGAAATGGCTGAAATCCGAGGTTATCTGGAAAAAATCTTTGATGACCGGCTCGGAACCATAAGAGGCCTGGGTTTTTCTCCAGGCAGCGGAAAATATGTTTCCAAAAAGGATCTCTTGCTTTTCCAGAAGAAATTGCAGGGTGAAATCCGGGTAGGAGGAGATCCTGCGGTTTTTACTGCCATGTCTGTGCTTGCCGAAATGGTGAAGGTTAACCATGCTGTGGAAATGGTTGAGACTCAGGGGCTTGGGCCTCTCAGGAAGTACCTGGAGAAACTTGACGCTGAAGCTTCTTCAAGCAGTGCAAGCAAGGCTTCAAAAAGACTGATAGACGATCTCTATATGAGAAAAACCCTTTACAGAGTAAAGGAATGTGAGGTCGAACATCCTAAACTCGAGCTTGCGCGGAAACTCGTATCCGAACAGCTAAAAGGAAGTCCTGATTCCAGAGTAATTGTTTTTACGAATTATAGGGACACAGCAGAGATAGTGGTAAATGCTCTATCAGGATTTTCAGGAATTGTCCCTATCCGTTTTGTGGGACAGGCCTCGCGCCGTAAGGATAAAGGGCTTACGCAAAAACAACAGGTGGAAGTTCTTGATAAATTCAGGGCAGGAGAATATAACGTACTTGTAGCTACCTCAGTTGCCGAAGAAGGGCTTGATATTCCTTCCACGGATCTGGTATTATTCTACGAACCCATCCCCTCGGAAATTCGGAGCATCCAGCGTAAAGGCAGGACAGGAAGGCAGCATAAAGGCAGAGTCATTATACTGGTGACAAAGGGTACACGTGACGAAGCATATTACTGGAGCAGTAAGAGTAAGGAAAAAAGGATGCTGAATAGTATGCATGGGCTTGAAGCCCTTCTTGAGCCTAAAAACTCAAAGCAGAGTTTGAAACTTTCAGATTTTGAGTCCAAAATTTTTATTCCGGATCATGAGCAAAATGAAGCTGAAAATGAGATTAAAATAAATAACAATTTTGAAAATGAAGATATAACCCCGGAAAATAAGGATCTAATGCAGGAAAGCAGTAATCTGGCTGTAAATCTCAGTGGTTTTGTAAATAGCAGGGATAAAGCTGTAGATAGCAACTTTTTTGAAGATAACAAGGACGCAGCTACAGATAGCAATAGTCTTGCAATTAACAAGGACGTAACTATAGATAGTAGTAGTTTTGCAGATATTGGAAACAGGGCTGCAGATGTTAGAGATTTCACTGTAGACCGTGGGCGTTTAACTATAGACAGCAGGAATAAGGCCGCAGGCTTAGGCTACAACAGGACGAGTGAGGAAACTAACGAAGATAACTGTGAAGTTGGGAAAGAAAAAGGAAACAACCAAAAGAACGAAGAAAAAAATAGAGAAGAAAAAAGCAAAGAAGAAAAAAGCAAAGAAGAAAAAAGCAAAAAAGAAAAAAGCAAAGAAGAAAAAAGCAAAGAAGAAAACGTCAAAGAAAGACAAAAAACATTTGTTTATTTTGAAACTCTTTCCGGAAAGAAAACGGAATCCGCACCTGAAACTGCTGCAGAGGCATCCGAAATAGGAGTCAGTCCCGAATCCCTGAAAATGGTAGTGGATTACAGGGAAGCAAAAAGTGGGGTTGCTAATACTCTTGATAAGCTTGGAGTAGAAGTTATTTTTACCACGCTTGAAATTGGTGATTACGTTGTTAGCGACCGCCTTGCTGTAGAAAGAAAGCGCACGGATGACTTTGTAAACTCTCTTGTTGACGGGAAACGTAATCTTTTTGCGCAATTGTCGGATCTTACAAGAGTATACGAAAAGCCTGTTCTTATCATTGAAGGAACAGAACTTTTTACTTCCAGGCAAATTAATCCTAATGCTATTTACGGCTCTCTGGTATCTATTTCAATTGATTTTGGAGTATCACTGTTATATTCGAGAGACGAGGAAGAGACTGCAGCAATTTTAAAAATGCTTGCAAAGCGTGAGCAAATGGAAAATAAACGTGAAGTCAATCCCCATGGAAAAAAGTCAACCAGTACCCTTACTGAGCAGCAGGAATACCTGGTGTCTGCGATCGCAGACATTGGGCCGAAAGCTGCAAGAAACCTTCTTTTACACTTTGGCTCAGTAGAGGCTATTATGAAAGCTGATGCTAAAGAACTGAAGAATGTAAAATTAATAGGGCCAAAAAGAGCAGCAAAAATTAGAGAGCTACTTGAAACCCCCTATAAAGAATAAGTGATGAAAAAAATAGTGGAAAAGTGACGAAAGAAGTAATGAAAAAAGTAATGAAAAAAGTAATGAAAAAAGTAATGAAAAAAGTAATGAAAAAAGTAATGAAAAAAGTAATGAAAAAAGTAATGAAAAAAGTAATGAAAAAAGTAATGAAAAAAGTAATGAAAGAAGTAATGAAAGAAGTAATGAAAGAAGTAACGAAAAAAAAGCAAGGAAAAAGATAAAGAAAAAGTCAAGTTTCTCTATACTCCTCCTTTTCTCCTTCGTTCTTCTCTTTCTTTTTATACCTACTCTTACCTACCTTACCTTTACTCTTACCTACCTTACCTTTACTCTTACCTACCTTACCTTTACTCTTACCTACCTTACCTTTACTCT belongs to Methanosarcina barkeri 3 and includes:
- a CDS encoding potassium channel family protein; translated protein: MKCQKLFFWTLLSFFVLTFMPMVCLADEYREIQASKILNQIEKGEDVNLTNCRIIGEFNLNEIKLENVPTPKYNELKYNESLKSGYCYSEGFLEPKNIKVIKSNIIIHNSIFENNLDFSNCLFTKSFSFVNVNCSSAANFRTTTFGDSAVFGECNFDSFADFSFTTFGDYANFMGSTFGDYAYFSFATFGNSANFMKSIFGNSAYFSSSTFGSSANFSLATFGDSASFQHSIFGDSANFMKSTFGDYTDFTYSTFGDSAAFVFATFGDYANFRYSTFGDSASFSYSAFDDSAFFEEVSFSNTSYFQWANFDDAVDFSGTLFNEVTLNGTDFKEMRVSWNSLENSLVFDGPTYVKLIQNFRSLEQFEDADAAYYQYRKCCQAEKSWTPFSKEGSKWCDILMWFTCGYGVKPFRSFHLGGLIVLLFSFIYLGFPIASWRNRKNAESAQKSIIKTLLSLIPKIDWPNPGISRLSDNNDSNQKVTFWDSFYFSMVTFTTVGYGDWYPKDNFRKWVMFEGFLGWVTLGLFLVTLTNVMMRP
- the glyS gene encoding glycine--tRNA ligase codes for the protein MDKYEKVFELAKRRGFLWNSFELYGGSRGFYDYGPLGSTLKRRIEQTWREFYVIQEGFMEIECPTIGIEEVFIASGHVGGFSDPLCECMNCKEAFRADHLVQNVMEAAGTLSAEELTKVIKENEIRCPECGGEFGDAYEFNLMFKTTIGPGTGRQGYLRPETAQGMFVDFQRLSRFYRDKLPFGAVQIGKSYRNEIAPRQGVIRLREFTQAECEIFVDPRNKKHPNFERFADKELVLYSQKAQEKGESFRMTVREAVKAGVIAHEVLGYNIALTNEFLTKVGIDPAKLRFRQHLTDEMAHYAIDCWDAEIETDRFGWVEIVGIADRTDYDLKAHARVSKTELYVYVEYDEPKMVTRFVVKPNMGKLGPVFKGKAKAVADALKQLSEEELSKDKIKVNVEGEELTVGSDAVDFAEETVKVSGENVIPHVIEPSYGIDRIFYGIMEHAYDEENVAQKVADSGLKGAEESEKEFEAGKGEGEAEGEEENRLVMHFTSAVAPVQVAVLPLLTRKELADPAKDIIAKLREKTLLVNYDDSGTIGRRYRRNDEIGTPYCVTVDYDTLKDGTVTIRDRDSMRQIRAPAQGIENTLYELIYRGKAFESSGKPFNF
- a CDS encoding DEAD/DEAH box helicase, with the protein product MNESLFPEKPGFMKHPLIKPDTVEQRLYQLNLAGKALEGSSLVVLPTGLGKTIIALFVIVSRLQRFGGKVLILSPTKPLVEQHATFFKNVMALPEEEVMTFTGSIAPAEREKLWAQGKVIVSTPQVIENDLLTKRISLEDVSHITFDEAHRAVGNYAYTFIAEKYFESAKNPHVLGITASPGSSDEKISEVCQALHVENVSVKTEKDRDVRPYVQEKEIEWFQVQLPSEMAEIRGYLEKIFDDRLGTIRGLGFSPGSGKYVSKKDLLLFQKKLQGEIRVGGDPAVFTAMSVLAEMVKVNHAVEMVETQGLGPLRKYLEKLDAEASSSSASKASKRLIDDLYMRKTLYRVKECEVEHPKLELARKLVSEQLKGSPDSRVIVFTNYRDTAEIVVNALSGFSGIVPIRFVGQASRRKDKGLTQKQQVEVLDKFRAGEYNVLVATSVAEEGLDIPSTDLVLFYEPIPSEIRSIQRKGRTGRQHKGRVIILVTKGTRDEAYYWSSKSKEKRMLNSMHGLEALLEPKNSKQSLKLSDFESKIFIPDHEQNEAENEIKINNNFENEDITPENKDLMQESSNLAVNLSGFVNSRDKAVDSNFFEDNKDAATDSNSLAINKDVTIDSSSFADIGNRAADVRDFTVDRGRLTIDSRNKAAGLGYNRTSEETNEDNCEVGKEKGNNQKNEEKNREEKSKEEKSKEEKSKKEKSKEEKSKEENVKERQKTFVYFETLSGKKTESAPETAAEASEIGVSPESLKMVVDYREAKSGVANTLDKLGVEVIFTTLEIGDYVVSDRLAVERKRTDDFVNSLVDGKRNLFAQLSDLTRVYEKPVLIIEGTELFTSRQINPNAIYGSLVSISIDFGVSLLYSRDEEETAAILKMLAKREQMENKREVNPHGKKSTSTLTEQQEYLVSAIADIGPKAARNLLLHFGSVEAIMKADAKELKNVKLIGPKRAAKIRELLETPYKE